The bacterium genomic interval GGCTGGACCTGAGACCGTGGACGGCCGGTGGCTCCCGCCGCCCGGTGTCCGAAGCGAAACGTGTTGCCCAGGCAACGCCGGAAAGCGGCCGGATGAGGGAATCCGGCCGGCCGCGTGGGTTGCCCAGGCAACACAATCCCGGAGAATGCCCATGCGCACCGTCATCCCGGCCCTGATCCTTGCCGCATTCCTGCTGGCCCCGCCCGTCCCGGCTCCGGCCCAGCCACAGGACGCGCCCGACGCCGCCGAAGCGATCGTCACCGTCCTGCGCGACGCCGAGGCCGCCTGGAACGCCGGCGACATTCCCGGCTACATGGCCTCGTACTGGAACTCGCCCGAGCTGCGCTTCGCCAGCGGGGGCACCGTGACCTCCGGCTGGCAGCCGACCCTCGAACGCTACCTCGCCCGTTATCCGGATCGCGCGACCATGGGCCGCCTCGTCTTCGCCGACCTGGACGTGCGCCTGCTCGGTCCGGACCACGCGCTGGCCTTCGGATCGTGGCGCCTGATGCGGGCCCACGACGAACCGCACGGCCTGTTCAGCCTCGTGCTGCGGCGGTTCCCGGAGGGGTGGCGCATCGTGCACGACCACACGTCCAGCGCACGCGACTGACCACCGCCGCGTCGATACACCCCGCGGCATTCCACCCGAATATTGGGGTGGTGATCGGGGTAATCCGCTGTACATTCTGAGGCAGAAATCCATGAACGAACGATCGTCCACCTTGGAGGGTGAATCCAGATGAACGACCAGAACGACTACGAAGAGCCGCGGGGCCCGCAGATCCCCGAGATCAAGCTGCCCCGGCTCGACGGCAGCAAGTTCGGCCTGATCATCGCCGGCGTGCTCGTCCTGATCACCGCCCTGACCAGCTTCTACACCATCGAACCGGAGGAGACGGGCCTGGTCCTGCGCTTCGGCAAGGTGGTCGCCCAGGGAATCGAGCCCGGGCTCCACGCGAAGATCCCCTTCGGGATCGACCGGGTCATGAAGGTGCCCGTGCAGCGCCAGTTGAAGGAGGAGTTCGGTTTCCGCACCGTGCGGGCCGGCGTGAAGAGCCAGTACGCGACGAAGCCCTACGCCGACGAGTCGAACATGCTCACCGGCGACCTGAACGCCGCCGTCGTGGAGTGGGTCATCCAGTACCGCATCGTCGACCCCTACAAGTACCTCTTCCGCGTGCGCAACGTGGACAAGACCTTCCGCGACATGAGCGAGGCTGTCATGCGCCGCATCGTCGGCGACCGCACGGTCAACGAGGTGCTCACCATCGGCCGCGCCGAGGTCGCGCTGCAGGTCCAGACCGGCCTGCAGGAGCTGTGCGACCAGTACGAGACCGGCATCAGCGTCGACCAGGTCGTGCTGCAGGACGTGAACCCGCCCGACCCGGTGAAGCCCTCCTTCAACGCCGTCAACGAGGCGCAGCAGGAGAAGGAGAAGCTCATCAACCAGGCCCAGTCCGAGTACAACCGCGAGATCCCCAAGGCCGAGGGCGAGGCCCAGCAGACGATCAACGAGGCCGAGGGCTACGCGCTCGACCGGGTGAACCGCGCCGAGGGCGACGCCGCCCTGTTCAACGCCCTCTACGAGGCGTACCGCGACGCCCCCGAGGTCACGCGCAAGCGCATGTACCTCGAGACCATGACCCAGGTGCTGCCCCAGGTGCAGAGCAAGGTCATCGTCGACGAGGATCTCAAGGGCCTGCTGCCCCTGCTGAACCTGAACCAGCCGGCGGCCGCGGCGGCCAAGGGAGGCAACTAGCATGAACAAGATCATTCTGCCCGTGGTCGTGGTGCTCGCCCTCGTGGTGCTGCAGTCCATGTACGTGGTGAACGAGGCCGAACAGTGCATCATCACCCAGTTCGGCGAGCCCGTGGGCGACCCCGTGCTCACGCCGGGCCTGAAGTTCAAGACGCCCTTCATCCAGAAGGTGCACCGCTTCGAGAAGCGCTTCCTGGAGTGGGACGGCGATCCGAACCAGCTGCCGACCCGCGACAAGCGTTTCATCTGGGTGAACA includes:
- a CDS encoding nuclear transport factor 2 family protein is translated as MRTVIPALILAAFLLAPPVPAPAQPQDAPDAAEAIVTVLRDAEAAWNAGDIPGYMASYWNSPELRFASGGTVTSGWQPTLERYLARYPDRATMGRLVFADLDVRLLGPDHALAFGSWRLMRAHDEPHGLFSLVLRRFPEGWRIVHDHTSSARD
- the hflK gene encoding FtsH protease activity modulator HflK; this translates as MNDQNDYEEPRGPQIPEIKLPRLDGSKFGLIIAGVLVLITALTSFYTIEPEETGLVLRFGKVVAQGIEPGLHAKIPFGIDRVMKVPVQRQLKEEFGFRTVRAGVKSQYATKPYADESNMLTGDLNAAVVEWVIQYRIVDPYKYLFRVRNVDKTFRDMSEAVMRRIVGDRTVNEVLTIGRAEVALQVQTGLQELCDQYETGISVDQVVLQDVNPPDPVKPSFNAVNEAQQEKEKLINQAQSEYNREIPKAEGEAQQTINEAEGYALDRVNRAEGDAALFNALYEAYRDAPEVTRKRMYLETMTQVLPQVQSKVIVDEDLKGLLPLLNLNQPAAAAAKGGN